GTTCGTCGCCGAGGCGACCGTGCTCAGCCTGCTCGGCGGGCTCCTCGGCGTCGCCGCCGGGGTCACCGGCAGCCTGTTCACGATCGCGGGCGTGCGGCCCGTCCTCGTCCCGTCGTCCATCGTGCTCGCGCTCGGCGTCTCGGTGGCGATCGGCCTGTTCTTCGGCGGCTACCCCGCCGGCCGCGCGGCCAAGCTGCGCCCGATCGAGGCGCTCCGCCATGAGTGACGACCGAAGGAGAACCGTGCGCCGACGTACCCCCGGCCCCGCGCCGCAGGACCCCCTTCCCCCGCCCGCGGACCGCACCATGCCCGACGCCGCGTCCGAGCGGGACCGGGACGCGGAACTGCTCGCCGGGTCGCCGTTCGACGACGACCTCGACGCCGCACTGGCGGCGCGGGCCCGGCGCCGCACGCCGCCCCGCTCGACGCTGCTGCTCGCTGCCGCGATCGTCCTGGTCGCGGGCTTCCTCGGCGGAGTGCAGGCGCAGAAGCACATGTCGGACGGCGCCGCCCCGTCCGCCGGTGGCGGCGGCCCGGCCGCGGGCGGCGGCTACGGCGGCGGCCGTCCGGGCGGCTCGGGGCCGCAGGGCGGCGGCATGCCGGGCCGGGCGGGCGGCGGCACCACCGCCGGCACCGTCACCAAGATCGACGGCGCCGCGATCTACGTGCGCACGTCCGCCGGGAAGACCGTGAAGGTTCAGACGAGCGGCGACACGCAGATCACCGTCACCGGGAAGCTGCAGGACCTCGGCACCGGCACGCCGGTCGTCGTCCGCGGCGCCGCGGGGGAGGACGGCACGGTCGCCGCCACGGCCGTGAACGAGGGAACGGGCGATGACGCCGCCGCGAACGGGAGGAATGCATGGCCGGGGCAAGGGTGAAACGAGTGCTCGGCGGTCTGTCCGCCGCGAGCGTCCTGCTGCTCGGCGCCGCCTGTGGGGGCGACGGCGGCTCGGACGCGGCGTCCGCTGCGGGCGGCGCCGACCCGATGGCGTCCTTCCGCGCGTGCCTGGAGGAGCAGGGCGTGACGATGCCCGAAGGACAGGGCGGACAGGGCGGACAGGGCGGACGGGGCGGCACCCCGCCGTCCGGCGCCCCGAGCGGACGACCGAGCGGCGCGCCGAGCGACCGTCCGACCGGTGTGCCGAGCGGTGCGCCGAGCGACCGTCCGACCGGCGCGCCGAGCGACCGTCCGACCAGGTCGGCGGCCGAGGAGAAGGCGATGCAGGCGTGCGCCTCGCAGGCTCCCCGGCGCGGAGAGGGCGCCCCGCCGGGCGGGGGCGCGGGGCAGCGGGACGCCTGACGGCCGGCCGGTCCACCGGGCCGGCCGCCCGTTGTCCTGCGCGCGTTGCCCTCATGAGCGGCCGGACAACGGCGATGCGCCGCGAGTCATCGAACGGAGGCCGGGGCGGCGATCGGGAGGCGCATCTCGAAGTTGGCGCCGCCCGGCGCGCCCGCCGGGGCGTCGACGATGCGCAGCGAACCGCCGTGGATCTCGGCGATCTCGCGGGCGATCGGCAGCCCGAGGCCGGTCCCCTGCGGGTCGCGGCGGCGGGAGTCGGCGAGCCGGGCGAAGCGCTCGAAGACGCGCTCGCGGGCGTCCTCGGGGACGCCCGATCCGTCGTCGGCGACCCGCAGGACGGCCTCGTCGCCGTCCCGCGCGACGGTCACCTCGATGCGGTCGGCCGCGTGCCGTTCGGCGTTGCCGAGCAGGTTGCCGACGACGCGGGCGAGCCGGATCGGGTTCGCCTCGACGACGACGCCGGACTCCAGGCGCGTCGCGATGGGAGTCGCGGACGTGCGCCGCTCCGCCTCGCGGCGGGCGAGATCGGCGAGGTCGACGCGTTCGAGGGGGACGGGCGCGCGGGAGTCGAGACGGGACAGTTCGAGCAGGTCGATGACGATGTCGTTGAGCCGTTCGGTGTCGCGCAGGCAGGCGCGGAGCGTCTCGCGGCACTCGTCCGGGTCGTCGTCGTCGAGCGCGAACTCCAGCCGCGTCCGCAGGCCCGCGATCGGGTTGCGCAGGTCGTGGGACGCGTCGGAGATGAAACGCCGCTCGCGGCTCATCGCCTCGTCGAGCCGTTCGAGCGTGCGGTTCACGGTCTCGGCGAGGTACTGGATCTCGCCGCCGGTGTGCGGGACGGGCACGCGGTGGGCGAGCCCGCGGATGCTGAACTCGGCCATTCCCAGGCGGATCTGGTCGACCGGGACGAACGCCTGCCCGATCGTGCGCCACGTCCACCAGCCGATCAGGCCGAGCAACCCCAGCAGGAGCAGGGCGAGGAAGAGCGGCAGCGGCCAGATCCGCCCGAGGAGGGGGACGGGCTCGGCGGCGATCACCGTGACGTCGCCGCCCCACCTGGTGGTGCGCAGCCGCATGCCGAAGTACCGCACGCAGCCTTCTCTGGCCGGGTGGCAGTTCTGCCCGTGGACGAGCAGCTCCCCGCGCCGCACGGCGCGCTTTCCGAGCGGGGGCCGGTCCGCGGCGGGGCGGGTGGCAGCGAGGACGCGGCCGTCCGGGCCGACGACCTGGATCAGCGGCGCCTCGTCGCGCCGGGGGGCGAGGGCGTCGGCGGCGCGCTCGCCGTCGAGCAGGTCGAAGGCGGCGCGTTCGGCGGTCCGCCGCGCGGTGTCCTCCGTCTGGTTCCGCAGGGCGTCGCGGGCGAGGAGGAGCATCAGGACGAACACCAGGGCCAGGATCAGCCCGGAGACCACGACGGTGACCACCGTCGCGCGGCCGCGCACCGAGAGGAACATGCGGCGGCACAGGCGGTGGAACCGCTTTCGCCTCGTCACAGCCGATCCCCCGGACGTCGCCGACAGTGATCACTCACTACTCAGGGTAGGCGATCATGCCGGACGGACGACGGCGCGGGACGTGTCGCACCGTGGCCGGGGCCCGCGCGGCGTGCGCGGGCCCCGGCCTTCGCGGTGGACGGGCGGTCAGCGGCCTCGGTTGAACTGCCGGGTGGGCTGCTGCCGGGCGTTGCGCCGGTTGTTCGCGAACGCCGCCGACTTCGTGTCGGGCCCCTTGCGCTTGTTCTTCAGCTTCTTGGCGTTCGGGAAGGGGATGTTCTCGAGGTTATTGGCACGCATGAATGAACCACCTCCGGGCAGGCTCGAATTCGGCCGAAAGAATGGCCGCGAAAAAGGGTGAGCAGGCGTCGTGGGGCCGGGCGGGCACGCCGATGGCACTGGTCGCGCGCAGGCGGGCGACGCTTGCGCGAGCAGTGTGGAACGGGGTGCGTCCGGGACGCCGGTGGGATTCGGGAGCGGGGCCGCGACGTCGCGTCGCGGGCGGCTCAACCGGAGAAGCATCAAAGCAGCATGGATAGAAGATTGCCAGCCGCCGCCGGAGATGTCAACCGCGAATTCCAAGAAATGTGCGAGGCCCTTTATCCGGCCGGCCGATGGCGCGATCGGTGGGGTACGCGTCGTTGACGCCATCGCCGGGCGGACCCGAACCTGGAGCCATGCGCGTCGCGTTCGTGATCTACGAGGACTTCCAGGTGCTCGACCTGACCGGCCCCCACGAGGTGTTCGGTCACGCGGGCGGCTACGACCTGCGGGTCGTCGGGCCCGCGGCGGGGCCCGTCCGGTCGAGCGGCGGGCTGCCGGTGCACGCCGCGCACGGCGTCGCCGACCTGCCGCCGGACGACGTCGACACGCTCGTGGTCGCGGGCGGGCGCGGGGTGGACGCGGCGCGCGCGGACGCCGCGCTCGTCGGCTGGATCGAGGACGCGGCCCGGCACGCGCGGCGCGTGACGTCGGTGTGCAGCGGGGCGTTCCTGCTGGGCGCCGCCGGGCTCCTGCACGGACGCCGCGTCACGACGCACTGGGCGCGCGAGGAGCAGCTCCGCCGCGAGCATCCGGAGGCGGCCGTCGACTGCGACCCGATCTTCGTCCGGGACGGGCGGCTGTGGACGTCCGCCGGGGCGACGGCCGGGAGCGACCTGGCGCTGGCCCTGGTCGAGGACGATCGTGGCCGGAACGCGGCGCACGCCGGGTTCGGGACGGGCGAGACGCTCCGGCGGGTGTTCCACCGGCGGCTGGGCGTCCCGCCCGCCGACTACCGGAATCGATTCAGAGGAACGAGGGAGCACGCATGACGACGTACGGGCTGCTGGTGTTCGAGGACGCCGAAGAGCTGGACTTCGCGGGGCCGTGGGAGGTCTTCGCGGTGTCGGCGATGCTGCGCGACGCGGGCGACGCGACGATGCTGATCGCCGAGGCGGCCGAGCCCGTCCGGTGCGCGAAGGGGATGCGGGTGGTGCCCGACCGCACGTTCGGCGACCACCCGGACCTGGACGTCCTGCTGGTCCCGGGCGGTCGCGGGGCGCGGGTGACGCAGCCGCACAACGCGTCCGTCACCGGCTGGATCGCCGAGACCGCCGGGCGGGCCGCCTGGGTGACGAGCGTGTGCACGGGTTCGGTGCTGCTGCACGCGGCGGGCCCGGC
The nucleotide sequence above comes from Actinomadura algeriensis. Encoded proteins:
- a CDS encoding DJ-1/PfpI family protein, which encodes MRVAFVIYEDFQVLDLTGPHEVFGHAGGYDLRVVGPAAGPVRSSGGLPVHAAHGVADLPPDDVDTLVVAGGRGVDAARADAALVGWIEDAARHARRVTSVCSGAFLLGAAGLLHGRRVTTHWAREEQLRREHPEAAVDCDPIFVRDGRLWTSAGATAGSDLALALVEDDRGRNAAHAGFGTGETLRRVFHRRLGVPPADYRNRFRGTREHA
- a CDS encoding sensor histidine kinase — encoded protein: MTRRKRFHRLCRRMFLSVRGRATVVTVVVSGLILALVFVLMLLLARDALRNQTEDTARRTAERAAFDLLDGERAADALAPRRDEAPLIQVVGPDGRVLAATRPAADRPPLGKRAVRRGELLVHGQNCHPAREGCVRYFGMRLRTTRWGGDVTVIAAEPVPLLGRIWPLPLFLALLLLGLLGLIGWWTWRTIGQAFVPVDQIRLGMAEFSIRGLAHRVPVPHTGGEIQYLAETVNRTLERLDEAMSRERRFISDASHDLRNPIAGLRTRLEFALDDDDPDECRETLRACLRDTERLNDIVIDLLELSRLDSRAPVPLERVDLADLARREAERRTSATPIATRLESGVVVEANPIRLARVVGNLLGNAERHAADRIEVTVARDGDEAVLRVADDGSGVPEDARERVFERFARLADSRRRDPQGTGLGLPIAREIAEIHGGSLRIVDAPAGAPGGANFEMRLPIAAPASVR
- a CDS encoding DJ-1/PfpI family protein; amino-acid sequence: MTTYGLLVFEDAEELDFAGPWEVFAVSAMLRDAGDATMLIAEAAEPVRCAKGMRVVPDRTFGDHPDLDVLLVPGGRGARVTQPHNASVTGWIAETAGRAAWVTSVCTGSVLLHAAGPARGRRVATHRSHEDELERRGDVTVVRDARWVVDGNLVTSQGVSAGIDMALWLVGRIHGRDHARAVRGYMQYEPAPPYMADIPE